TTTGTGCTTCAAGGCTTCCCAGGACTCCATGCTCAGTATTACAGACTGctaggaacctttttcttcttcatctaCCTGGTTCTGGCAGCTGGTAACATTTTtatcattgtttttgtgacataTGAGAAAAGTCTTCAAAAGCCAACTTATATTATCTTCTGTAATCTTGCTGTAGCAGATCTTGGATTTGGGACTACAACTCTTCCAAGAATCATTGCTAAGTTTTGGATGTCAGACAGGGTCATATCATTTAATGCTTGTTTTGTACAAATGTATTTTGTGCATTTCTTAGGAGCTACCAGCTCATTTCTTATGGCGTTAATGGCCCTTGATCGATTTGTTGCCATATGCAACCCTCTCCGATATCCAACACTAATTAGGAACTCCACTATTGCAATACTTTGTTTTGCGGTTTGGATAGCCAACCTTCTCCAGCTTGGTGCAATTACTGCACAAGCCCTTAGTGTGACTTACTGTGGCCCAAACATCATAGCTCAATGCTACTGTGACCATTTTTCAATAGTCAAGTTGGCCTGTGCAGACATATCAGGCATTAAAAACATTAGTTTTGCTGTTGCAATCTTAGTACTGTGGGGGCCTTtaatttttattgtgttttcttATGTGTCAATCATTGTTTCAGTCATGAAAATTTCGAGTAAAGAGGGACGATATAAAACCTTTTCGACATGTACTCCTCAACTGTTTATGATTTGCCTGTACTATCTGCCCAGAACGTTTGTGTATCTGTCAAACACTTTTGGTCTTAATTTGGGAACTGATACTCGAATTATGTTGACAATGATGTGCAGTTTATTCCCTGCTCTTATCAACCCATTCATATACTGCTTTCGGACCAAAGAAATTAAAGACACTCTAATAAAGAAATTAAAGCAAAGACAGATGAGAGTAGGTcgaaaatgttttttaaacaatgGTAAATAATATGATGTGCTGTGAAATATGATATACAGAAACATTTCCTTCAAATTGTATATTTCTTTCTGTTGATGAAATGAGATAATATTTAGTTGTTCAGTAGTGTGTAAAGTGTatgttaaatttaattaaatcatACAAATTAAACCTATACTTGGATATAAAACTGAACCATTTCTTCATCAGCAGGTTATTCATAAAGTTTTTAGTCATTCTGAAAAGTAACATATAGCAAAAATAGTAAGTTAACCTAACAGGACTTATGCAAAAATGTGTACATAGATAAAACATCATCCCAGAAACTTTGAATACATTTCTTAACCAGCATCTTAGCTGACCTGTGAATTATGAAACATTGTCActtgtcaacataaaaataCGTATTGTTTATATTTGCTGCCTAAAGTCTAATTTAAGTATAGAAATATATTTTCTCAGGTAACTGGTATACAACACTCTCCCAGTCCAGTAATACATAAATGTATCTTAATATTGTCAaagtacacatatatatatatatatatatatatatatatatatatatatatatataatttgtatcTGTAACTGGTTTGAATTTTGACACATGACACATTGACACATTTGATTGTGCTGTGATTTTGCCCTCTTGAGAATTAAATATCACTTAAATAGCACAACCAGGATTAGGGCTGGAGCAGATATGCCATCTGTGTACTTTGTTTACACAGGTTTGATGGAATCTGATCATACCATGTTAAGTATAAAGCTCAGGACACAGATGGAAATGCAATATCAAATCTAAACGAACTGACTGAACAAAACCCAAGAAGGCTCGAGAGGGCTCTAAATAAAAGCTGTCCAGTGTATTATCAGAATGCTAGCAGCAGATGGCATCATGGAGCCATGAAAGAGTGTGaaaatttcattttattataatcGATGTTTCACACCATGCTAATGAGTTTtggctctctctgctctctctgccaATACTAGTATTTCTCTTCATCCAAATGTAGCAAGATTTATGATAACAGCCCAGTTCACTTGTTGTTTCTAAGTGTTTCTTCATATTTGAGGAACAGAAGGAATACAACCCAAATACCCTTTAAAGATTTGAAGTTTGAACAGCCCCCAGTCACAACATCCCTACGACAGCAGATAACCATGTTAAGTAGTCAGTGTCATAATAAAAAGAgactatttatttgtatagcattttgttttttttgttttttttttggggggggtgtttttttgttttttttaacaacaaagctatatacaaataaatttgatttaatatatattaagaaATCTTTTACAGTAAGATACAACTATTCTAATTGCTTTTAAAAATCTATTTACACACTGATTAATCtaattattgtatatattaaataaattatttgataAAACATGTGAATGAGATggcttttgtttgtgtttggatCAGTATTTTAGAATTGTTCAAAACATTTTTGCTTTACATCAAAAAGTCTAATATGAATACATTTGAATAGAAGATTAAACACAGTCGCAAAAATGTAATGCAATGAAATTAAATTTAGAATTTTATTATTGTCTCATACCAGGCGTCAcagaaagtatatatatatgtgtgtgtgtgtgtgtgtgtataatatatatacacggacagaattgttggtaccccttagttaacgaaagaaaaaaaaaacacaatggtcaaaaattatggtacccctgaaaataatgtgaccaaagggacatgttaaatcaaggtgtgtccactaattagcatcacaggtgtctacaatcttgtaatcagtcagtgggcctgtatatagggctacaggtagtcactgtgctgtttggtggcATGGTGTGTACCatactcaacatggaccagaggaagcgaaggaaagagttgtctcaggagattagaaagaaaattatagacaagtaTGTTAAAAGTTAtgagaccatctccaagcagcttgatggtcctgtgactacagttgcacatattattccgaaatttaagatccatgggactgtagccaacctccctggacgtggccacaggaggaaaattgatgacaaatcaaagagagagataataaaaataaataatctcaAGACTTTCAAGGGAttttagagagaaatgtgctgcccagtgttagaaagcttggtctcagtcgcaggtcatgggccttgcaacaggataatgacccaaaacacacagctaaaaacacccaatttatttatttatttatttattttttttttacattttgcttCTATGGATGGTAaagtaaaagtattggatgttttacatatttacaaaaatacatCAGAATACATTTCAAGACCTAAAAGCAAATTGTGTTAaacatttctttacatttaagACCTAAAACATGATATATAACATGCACTGACAGAAGATGGCACTACATAACCAGACATGAGCATGAAAGCTTTTTCCCAACCACTCAATGTTATTTAATTTCTATAAATATTTCTAAATTGAGGAAATATGAACTGGCCTGATCTTGGGAAACTCAATTCCCATTTTGTGTCTGTTGTGTAATCTGCCCTAAACAAGAAAGAGCAACTTATAGCCAGTCTTATAGCCTGAATGTCACACTAACAGCATTTTCAAATAATCTGCTCTTCCTCACTGTGAATGTCACAGTCATCCGTCTGAATAACAGGTAGGCTCGCTATGTCCTCAAAAACATCTGAGTAGGTATTAAAGTCTATCCTTTGATTTATAAGGCTCTCCCACTGTTGCGTGGCTCCGAAGCCAGTTGTGTCTGAGGGCATCTGGACATCTCTGAAAGGTGATGGGACAGCTAATATAAGCTGTCCTCTGGACCAGTCTGTAACACAGAGGAAAAACcataaaaaacatttcaaaacaAGTATCTGAGTTAAGTAAGAAAAGCTGGGAAAAAGTTAACTTGGTCGTAAATTGTAACATAAATTTAAGCCTTTGAAAAAACGAATAATCTTTtaatggaagtaaatgtaatgtattacaagtcattttaaagcattttatttttctattcagCAAGTAAAACTAACAATTGGCAGGGTATTTTGTTCATTAGCAGACTCATCATAAAGTTAAAAGTCAAATTAAAAAGTAACATATTGCAGAAATAGCTAATTAACCTAACAAGACtacaaaaatgtatataaaaatacaaaatgtattaatataattacataaatacatgTTGCAGCTTCTATATATAAATTCTTTATTGAACCTATGTTTTAacttaatttaaattaaattaaatgtgtaTTGAACATGGCATTGCTGATTTGAGAACATGAATTATTGTTACTTAGGacaattatttttttcagaaatTGTCCCACATTGCCAACATTACCAACAATTGGCCCACATTATAACTGTGCCACATTAGGaaatgcattgagtagcaataTGTTTAccattgttttgtgggctatgTCCTATTTTTCTTTTGGTTTGATTAGGACACATCCTGATGATTCTAGAGAGTCATGGGGTGTGGATTTAATGTATTTACTTCACATCATGATACATTCCAAGAAtataaaaaagtgtaaaatgcaaaaatgtcctACATTACATtcttataaataaaggtgcctAAAGGCattatttgagtgatgccattaatgaaccacttttggtaccataaagaaccatgattTTGTTAAAGATGTgttactgaagaaccttcacttaatAGCTTCACTTGATAACTTGATATTAAGGATATTTACTCTTATACATCCTTGTTacaaacatagttctttatggaaccaaaagtagatattctatggcatctctcaatgaattttttgaataattatttaagGGCGTGGCTAATTCACAACAAGATCTCATAATATTTGTACATATACAACAAAGCACACACCAAAACATCTGTAACATTTGCACAAAGATATGTTGTGTACTTtcaagtttaggtttagaatgaggtgtaggtttaggtaataaaattacatgtTGGTGTAAGGATtgtgttaagtttaggttaggttatgctTAGAATTAGGCTTAGAGGCCAGAGATTAAGCTTAGGCTTGGTTTAAAGTGTTGGTTTAGGTTATAAAATTTGACTGataatattttaaattgtaACATTCTTTGTTCAATTCTGTTGCATCAGTAATCTCTACAGATGTACAACTATATTTAGTTTGCATTGTTcaaatcctgaaatggtcttttagtcacatgAGCACAAATTCATATTGAGACCAGGCTGAAATTCACCCTACAGAGAGGGTGATAagtgtctaataaagtg
The sequence above is drawn from the Salminus brasiliensis chromosome 11, fSalBra1.hap2, whole genome shotgun sequence genome and encodes:
- the LOC140565693 gene encoding olfactory receptor 2AT4-like gives rise to the protein MLSSGSETLIYTNITTNIPEFVLQGFPGLHAQYYRLLGTFFFFIYLVLAAGNIFIIVFVTYEKSLQKPTYIIFCNLAVADLGFGTTTLPRIIAKFWMSDRVISFNACFVQMYFVHFLGATSSFLMALMALDRFVAICNPLRYPTLIRNSTIAILCFAVWIANLLQLGAITAQALSVTYCGPNIIAQCYCDHFSIVKLACADISGIKNISFAVAILVLWGPLIFIVFSYVSIIVSVMKISSKEGRYKTFSTCTPQLFMICLYYLPRTFVYLSNTFGLNLGTDTRIMLTMMCSLFPALINPFIYCFRTKEIKDTLIKKLKQRQMRVGRKCFLNNGK